The following are from one region of the Biomphalaria glabrata chromosome 4, xgBioGlab47.1, whole genome shotgun sequence genome:
- the LOC106067195 gene encoding cysteine-rich motor neuron 1 protein-like — MNSVDSRTSCEMNWLIVCCLMCLTFTLSTQQELDCTDNGVFYPNGYRFKPEPCKTCYCSNGNYGCIAVMCGLPKCKGEDKPFVRDGDCCPTCP; from the exons ATGAactcagtagactcgagaacctcttgtg aAATGAATTGGCTAATCGTCTGCTGTTTGATGTGCTTGACCTTCACCTTGTCCACACAGCAAGAACTTGATTGCACAGACAATGGAGTATTTTACCCG AATGGCTACAGATTCAAACCGGAGCCGTGTAAAACTTGTTACTGCTCCAACGGGAACTACGGTTGTATAGCTGTCATGTGTGGCTTGCCCAAGTGTAAAGGAGAAGATAAGCCTTTCGTCAGGGATGGCGACTGTTGTCCAACGTGTCCTTAA